CCCGCTCTTCGAGGAAGATCTCGGCGCCTACATCGCCGCGGCCTACAACGGCGGTGAACATCGGGCCGCGCGGGCCCACCGCCGCTACCCGGAGTCCTGGGAAAAATCGGGTCGCGGGCTGTTCCGCGAAACGATCGGCTACGTCAACTTTTTCCGCCTGGTCTATCGCCAGCTCTGGATCGATCCGGACATCAAGATGGCGGCGACCCAAGACCGCACTTTCGACCCCTGACGCAACGACATCTCAAGACCTCGGTCCATGCGGCCGGGGTTTTTCTTGCGGCCAATGATACGAACGGACGGCTAGGGCCGTTATTTTTAAACTCAAGGCGCGCTGCCGACGTCCGAAGGGACGTCACGATGACCATTTCCAAACGGATATCACCCAAAAATAAATGGGCCGCATGAGATTAGATCTCACACGGCCCGAGGGTCCAGGCGATTAAACGCCGGACTTGCGAACGACGAGAAACCGACCGAAACTGTCATCAAAACATTTCCAACGTTGCTCGGAACTGAGTTTCAGCTGGCGACAGCAGTGGTTCGACCACAGATACGGGACATGACAATGACCGCACGGATCCACCCACGAGGAGCCGAGGGCGAAGATGTGACCTTCACCATTCCATTTTATCCTGGCATAAGCGAGCAACTCGACAAGGGTCGCACTGCGATAACCATTCTGGTCGATGATGCGACGCAGATCGGCGGTGGACGTATATCGAAGGTCATCGTGGTCGCGAATGTTCAAGACTACGATGTCCGATATGTCCGCAACCGGATCGGAGAGCGAAAAATTACGCTCATTGATGTCGGGGTCGACGATGTAACGAAAAGCCAAGTCGGCGGCCACCTGGGCAAAGGTGACTGTCTCTTTTACCTCGGCGGCGCCGATAACGAGCTTGGCCATCTTCCGGATGGTCGATCGGCCAGCACCCTTGTTGAGGGCGAACAGATGTTCGTCACTGCCGCCCAGATCAATGATGTCGGTGCGAAGCTTCAGGATGAGATCACCGATGAAACCCGCTCCCGCCACGATCGTCGAATCGTTCTTCTTTCCCATGCTCCTACTCCTTTTCCGTGGGCTCGTCCCTCATCCCGCGTCATGCGGAACACCAGACTCGCCTTGAAAGGTACTACTTAAGGGCTAGGTTGGCACCAGTAGGCGGCTTTGTCAAAAGAAATAGCCCCATCCCTGCGGGATGAGGCTCTTTCTTATGGTGGGTCGGCTGCCGGGGATTCCTCCTCCCCCACCGCTCGCTACTTGGGGCCCCTGCCCCAAGTGCTCACGGCTCCTCCGGAGCCCGCCGCTCCGCAACGCACCATACTAGGTGCGTTGGCGGAGTCGGCTTCGAATCCCAGACGACCCTGCGCAAAAGAAATAGCCCCATCCCTGCGGGATGAGGCTCTTTCTTATGGTGGGTCGGCTGGGATTCGAACCCAGGACCATCAGCTTAAAAGGCTGTTGCTCTACCAGACTGAGCTACCGACCCATAACGAACTGGTTGTTGTCGAACTAACCGTCTTTATTTGTTGCTCTACGACGCAGTTCAGTCGCTCTGCGACTGAACATTACAGATGCGCGGCTAAGGCCGCAACTCATCGTCGCAAGCCGTACTATCGGACGAACGGAGTCGCCGCGGCGGCGAAGTTCTGTTCGGCGGCTTACGACGCAGTTCAGTCGCTCTGCGACTGAACATTACAGATGCGCGGCTAAGGCCGCAACTCATCGTCGCAAGCCAGCATTAAAGTCCATCTTCTTTCAGAATCAAGCTGGCTTACCAGACTGAGCTACCGACCCATGACGACGCTGTTTTTGATTTTGTCCGTCTCACATCAAACCGCTTGCCACCCGCAGATCCGCAGGAGTGGAGGGTGGGGCTACCGACCTATAACGAACGAACTTTATCGAAAACGCGGAGGAAGCGTAACAAAATCCCCCGCGTTCATCAACTCTCTTCCAAAACGCCTACCGATTTACATCTCGCCGGTCTCGGCCAAAAAGTCGTCGAACCGGGCCTGCAGCGATTCCTTGATCGACATCAGATCCTCATCGTCGTCCATCTCCTGGAACTGCATCTTATCCTCAAGAAGTTCCTCGATGATCTGATCCCACTGCTCCCGCTCGAAAGCGCCCTCGGCGGTCGCTTTCTCTTTGGCCTCCACGAACAGCTCTTCAAGATCGAACGCTAAATTATCCATAAATGCGGATTAAAATATGACGTGCGCAATGATAGCACGAATCGGTTTCCAGGCAAGCCCCCAAAGTGCTTTCTTAAAATGACCCGCAAAAATATCGCTCAACCAAGCTTAATAATTGACTTTTGAAAAAATTCGTGCTAATCTAAAATTGTCATTAATCACAAAACTATGTCCGGAGAACAACCGCGGGAACTCAACCTGGAGGATATCATCAACAAGACCGAACCGACCTCCAGCCAGGACAGCTCCAAAACTGAACCGGCCGAAAAAAACCGCGATGCGGCCCAGGACGCTCAGCAGCCGGCTGCTGGCGAAGAATCCCGGCTGGCCAAAACCTCGGTCTTCCAAGCCGAGACCAAAAAGCTGGCTGATAAATACGAAGGCGTGCGCGACGAAGTGGCCCGCCTGTCGCAGGAACTCAACTCCGGAAAACTCGACCCGAAACAAGCCAAGTTCAAACAGGACTTCCGGGAAAACCTGAAGCAGGATTATTTCCGCGAGCTGGTCGACAGCGTCGTGACCAGCGACACCAAATTAGGGACGGAAGTCGTCAAACTGGGCATGGATTATCCCGAGATCGCCAAAGACCATCCGTACCAGGACATGCTCAAGGAGCTCAGCAACAACATCCTGGAGACGACCCAGGCCAAAAGCCAGTTCGAAGCCCTGATCGCGGGGTCGCAGACTGGCGAGGTCGCGGTCCAGAAGCTTCGCGAGCGGATCACACAGAACATGGATGGTTTCATGAAAGGCGCCAGGTCCAAACTGGAGAATCAGTTCGGAGCGCGGGGCGAGCGGGCGAAAAAACTGGCGGCCAACCGGGCCAAGATCCAGCCGCCCAAGGTCCTCGAATTCAAGACCAAACGGCAGCTGCTGCGCGAGCAGCTCAAAGGTTTCTTCGACGAGGTCCAGGAGCGGCTCGGCAATAAACCCGAGGATCAAGAAAAAGAAAAGCCGGCGCGAGATAAAGCCGCCTGATACTGAGACAGATAAAAAAATACCTCGCCGCCCGGCGGGGTGTTTTGATTCTGAATATCCCGAGCTGACGCTCGGGATCGAATTAAAGTGGCGAAAAAAATCCGCCAACAAGGTTGGCGGACGGCGGAAAGGACCTGGCGGCGCACGGCGGCCTAGACGGTCTGGTCGCGATGACGGATGAGATGCTCCAAGCGATAAAGCCTGGCGAACAGGGCGGCGAAATACCGCGCCATTTCCCGCAGCTCAGGATCACTCTCGTCCTGCCAGACCTCGGCCCAGATGGCGTGGAGACCGGCGGTCTCGGGATCGTTCTCCATCAGGCGCAGCTCCTCGTCCGCGAACTCGCGGCGCGGCGTGTCATGGACGATGGCGGCGGCGGCTTGCGCGCTCGCGAGTTTCGGAGCGTGAAGGGTCCGGCGGAACAGTTCAGACAGGATCCGCTCGCAACACGGACGGAAAGTCGAAGTTTCGGCGGGCAGCAGCGCCGCGACCGGAGCGTAGACCGGATAACGGCCGATGAACCGCTGAATGTGCCCGGCTGCAGCGCGTGGCAAACGCGTGATGTTCGTCATCGAAGCTTCCATGGAGGCCTCCATTTCGGGTGTCTGGATCCGTGCAGCACCCGAACTGATGCCGGGTTCGGCTGTGAAAGAACTGGCTATCTAAGCAGTAATTCGGCCAAAAGTCAAGGGTGACGGCCTGAATCCGGCTCCCGGCGTGCCAAAAAAAAAGACGGGCGGCGAGGCCGTCCGTCAGGTCAGTTCAGGAGTTTGGAAGGGATGATGCTGGGAACGACACGAACGCCTGCCGTCGTTCGGGGCGCGGTCTTTGAGTCGGCTGGACGCGCTTCAGCACGTCCGTCGTGCTGCCGCTTGGCCGCCGCGAGCGACTCTCTCCGGGCCCGCATCTGATCCGTGACCTGCTTGCAAGCCTCGGCCAATTTTTTCAACTTAGCAGTGGACTCCGCCTGCGCCAGCCGGGCCTTCTCCATGACCTCGGCGGTCTTGCGCAACTGATCAACAGTATTGTTCAGCGATTCAGCGACCTGCTCGAAAGGATTTTTCCAACCCAAGGCTTTAGCCTCCTTCTCCCAATGTTCGGACCGTTCCTGGGCGGACTTCAGCTGATCCCGAAGTTCCAGGCGGTCCTGATACGATATGAGCGCGATGAATGCGGCGGCGACGAACAGACACCAAGCAATGATCGCGAACATGATCCTCTCCTTGCCTGATCAAAAGAGCGAGGGAATCCTACCCCTCGCCCCGCCGTTTGGCAACACCGAACAACAAACCGCTCAAGCCGCTTTCTGGCCCGTATCGCGGTAAGCCTCGTCCATCCGGCCGCGCGTCGAGATCAGCAGTTCCCGCTCCCGGTTGGCCTGCTCCAGACGCGCCGCCAAATTGATGATCTTGGCGTCTTTGGCGCTCGATTCCTGTCTGACCGACCCGAGTTCCTGCTCCAGATCGCGGATCTTGGCGTGGACCTCGATCATCCGGTCGACCAGTTCGCGCTTGTTGTCCCAGACGTTATGCGCCGTTTCCGCCTGCCGGTCGACGTAGGCGCGGATCTCAGATTCGAGATCCTCGAAACTCCGGCCGCTCTCCACCCAGGCGTCCAACTTGTCCTTGCCGCCCTGTTCGGCGAAGATCGCTTTCTTGGAAAAATCCGTCCGGGCATCGACCTGGCTCTTGAAAAGAGCATCGGCCTGATAAGCCGGATCGCGCCGCTCGCCGATCAGCAGCTTGAACCGCGAGACCGCTTTCTCCTGTTCGATGTCCATGTCGGCGATCTTGGTCATGAGATCGGCTTTGACGTTCCACAAGCGTTCCGGATCATCCTCGAGCTCGGCCTTATCCAACCGGCCGGCGGTCGCCAGATCCTCGAAAACCTGTTCCATGAACGCCGTGTCGCAGCTGCCGGTATTGAAGTTGAGTTTGGTCGGGGCGTACTCGGGCTGGGAACGCGGCCCGCGCGGCACCCGTCCCTTGGCATCGCGCAGCTCGGCGATCTTCTTCATGACCTTGGCGACCTCATCCATGCCCCCGTCGATCTGCAGGGTGTATTCGTCGCCGCCATACCGGAACGCGCGCCCTTCGACGCCGGCCTCCTCGATCGCCTGCTCCATGATCTGCGCGGCCAGCCGCGTGGCGGCGTCGCCGATCTCCGTGCCGCCTTTCTGATCGAAATACTTGAGGAAGGCCATGTCCACGAAAACGACCGAGACGTCCTTGCCCTCCTTGAGCGCCTGGCCCAAATTTTCATAATGCACGCCGCGATCCTGGAGCCCGGTGCTCGCGTCGCTCTTGGTCCGTTCGACTTCGTATTCCAACCGGAGCAATTCCGCTTCTTTGCCTTCGCCGGCGGCGTCAGCCGACTCCTTGAGTTCGGCCAACCGGCGCAGACCTTTCAGGTCGCCGCCCTCCGGGATCTTCGCGATGCGCTGCTTCTCGCCGGTCTCGTCTTCGCCGGCCTCCTCGAATTTCGGCCGGCCATCGGCGCGGGCCTTCAACCGGCGCTGGATGATCTCCTGCTCGACTTTGTTCACCCGCCGCGCTTCGAAGATCCGGATGTTGGCGGCTTCTTCGGCCAGATCCCTAGTCCGCTCCGGGGATAATTTCAGAATGCTCTCGACCGTCACAGCGCCGGCGGGATCCTCCTTCAGGCCCTCGACGTTGCTGAGGCCTTTTTTCAGATAATTCTCGAAGATCTTGGCGGCGTGCTCGACGCCCTGTTCCGCCGCGGCCGTCTGGAGACGCTGAATGCGGCCGGCAAACTTGGCCTTTTCCAGGGAATGGTTCGCCATGTTCTTCACGAGATCCACCAGCTCGCGCGCCGCGTCCTCGCCGGCATCGAGGCGTTCGGATCCGGCGGCCAGCTGCGATTCGTTGAGCAGCCCGACCGCGTCCTTGAAATTCAGCCCGACCGCGGCGACCGGAGCCGCTTCGGCGACGCCCTCCACCCGCGGCTTGGCGGCGTTGACCTCGGCCATGATCTCCTGGAAATCCTGCTCGTCGATGTCGCTGAAATCGACCATGAACTCGTTGGCGTCGTAGCGCAGGAGCGTGTAATCGGCCTGGTGATCCGGCTTGTCGCGCAAACGGTCCCGCACGATCCTCTCGATCGTCCGCGCGGTCTCGGTGAGCGCCGCGTCGCCGGCCGCGTGGCCGCCGCCTTCCTTATTGAACCGGTCGAGCTCGCCCATGTTGACGACCAGCAACCGGCGCCGCTCCTGGCTCGCGTCCAGCGCGAACTCGCCGTTCTCGCGCTGTTCGATCGCGGCCCGTTCCTGGCCTTCCGCGCGCTTGAACAGATCCTGCGTCTCGCGGCCGAATCGCTTGAACTTGAAAGCGCCCGAAGCGTCGCGCTCGGCGTTGAACAGTTCCAGTTTTTTCTCGCTGATCGAGGCGGCAAGCGCGGCGTCCGCGAGCTCCAGGCGCTTTTCTTCGAGCGCTTCCGCGAGCCCGGCTTCGGCGCCGTGGCCGACCTGCGACTGATCGATCCGGGACAACTCGTCGGTCAGGGACCGCTTCTTGTCCTGCGAGCCGGCCAGGCCGGCTTCCAGCTTCAACTTCTCCTGGTAGCCGGTCAGGCCGCCGAACTTGGCAATCTCCGACTCCTCTTCGGCCGAAAGGGCCTCGCGCTTATTTTCCAGCTTGGGATCTGGCGACATATGCCTTAATTATCGGTTAAAAACGGCTTCGTGTCAAAGCGGTGCGGCGCTGAAAAATCCCCCGGCTGGCGCCCGATGGGCAGATAAAAAAAGCGACCATCTCAGAGAGGGTCGCTCAGCATCTGCTTGAGTCTGGCGAGAACCATTTTGCGCCGGCCGCCTAGTATCGGCCGAAGCCTTTCGACCAGCTGGCTGACCTCGTCATCGGAAAGATGATCGATGTCGGCGTGGCTGAGCGGTTCTTGGCGCGGCAGGATCTCGCGCACGAGTCGAAGCGAATCGTCGAAATTGCTCGAGTGATCCGGATGATAGAGCATCCGGAGGAGTTCCTGACGCGCTGTCAGCTCCGGAACCTGATCGGTCGTTGATCGCGGATGTCGAGAAGCGCACATGGTCTGCCGCCTTTCTGGGCTTCGTGGCCTGAGATTGCGTAAGGTCCGACTCCGGCGAGGATCGCCAGAGAACCAAAAAAGCTAGCAAAAAATTTCAGTGTTGTCAAGGGGGGTGAGGATGCAGAAGTGCTGGAGTGCGGGAGTTCGGAAGTGCGGGAGTACAGGAGTTTTTGTCGGGTCTCCCCGACTCCAGAACTTCAGTACTCCAGGACAGGTGCCTGACACCGAAGGACTCAGGAGTGCGGGAGTTCGGAAGTGCTGAAGTGCTGGAGTTCGTGTCTGGTCTAACTGACTCCAGCTCTCCAGCACTCCAGAACTTCAGAACTTCAGATTCCCGTTCATAAAGAAAAGCGCCGGGCCGCGAGTGTGCGGTCCGACGCTGAAGTGTAACGAGAACGTCAGATTTCCGAACTGGTTTGATCTTGCTTGTCTTTGGCTATGAGCCAGCGGCCAAGATGCCGCCAGATGTCGAGGCGTGTCAACAACATGACCAATCCGTAGACCAGACCGAAGCCCAAACCAAGGACCAGGACGTAGACCAGACTGTAAACCAGACCATAGACTAGACCTAAGCCCAAACCGAGGACTAGGCCGGGGACCAGACCGAAGCCCAAACCAAGGACTAGGCCGGGGACCAGGACGTAGACCAGGCCATAGACCAGACCATAGACCAGACTGTAGACCAAGCCGTAGACCAGACCGAGGACCAATCCGTAGACCAGACCGAAGCCCAAACCAAGGACTAGGCCGGGGACCAGGACGTAGACCAGGCCGTAGACCAGGCCAGGGACCAGACCGATGATCAGACCAACGATCAAGGCACTTTGAAGATCATCCTCAATGCTTGATCGAATGGTTACAACCAGCACGATGAGAGCGGCCAAGATAGCTGCCGCTGGCACGTCCCACCAGCGGGAGACAGCGAAAGGCAACTCTAGCGTCCAGTTTTCTGCTATTGGAATGATGGCTGTCGAGGGCACCGAACCGGTGCACAGGTACCAGACCGTCCAGAAAGCGGCAGTCAGACTCGCGGCCCGAAGGGCCCATTTGAAGAAAATCCGAGCCAGTTTTCTCTTTGGAATCATTTGACGCTCCTTTGTCGTTTGTGAAGGTTCAAGATCCGCACGCAAGATGCGGGCCACCATTTATTATCATTACAATGCTGTTTGGTCAATTATCGGAGTACGGGAGTGCTGAAGTACTGGAGGACTGAAGTGCTGAAGTGCTGGAGTGCTGGAGTCGGGGAGACCAGACAAAAACTCCTGTACTCCCTCACTCCAGTACTCCCCCACTCCCGCACTCTCCCGTTCATAAAAAAGCGCCAGACCGCCGACGCAGAAGTTTCAGGATGAGATCGGCCAGCTTGGCGGCCGCGGCGGGATCATTCAGCCGAGCCAGGCTCTGGCCGATGGAGGCCAGCCGCTCCCGGCTGCGCAAAAGCATCAGGATCTGGGCGGCGAAACCATCCGGACCGACCTGGCGTTCATCAACGACCGGCACACCGGCCTCGCGCCCGTAAAAAGCCGCGTTGTCTTCCTGATGCGAAGCCGGCATCGGCACGATGATCGTCGGTTTGCCGAGCGCGGCCAGCTCCGTGAGCGCGCCCATGCCGGCGCGCGTGACCACGAGATCAGCGACCGCGTAAGCATGCCGGATCTCGCCCGTGAGGAACTCGATCTCATGGTAGCGGTCCGCAGCCACTTCGCCGGTCGCTTTGCCCTTGCCGGTCAGATGAATGATCTGGCAGGCCGGCGTCAGGGCCGGAACGGCCGCGCGGACCAGGCTGTTGAGTCCGGTCGCTCCGGTGCCGCCGCCGAGGATCAGCACCGTCGGCACGCCGGCAACGAGGCCGAACAAGCGCCGCGCTTCCTCAGCCGACCCGGTGAACAGCTCCGGCCGCACGGGATTGCCGGTCCAGACCGGATGCTGGCGCGGAAAATCAGCCAGGGACTTCTGCAGAGCCACGGAGACCGAAGCGGCGAACGGCGCGGACAAGCGGTTGGCGAGGCCGGGGCCGATATCCATCTGATGGATGTGAACCGGGATCCGGCGCAACGCCGCGGCCCAGACGACCGGCACGGCGACGAAGCCGCCGGCGCTCACGACGACGCCAGCCCGCAACCGGCCCAGCAGGATCCAGGCTTCGCCGAAGCCGCGCAGGATGCGGAACAGATCAAGGAAATTCTCCCCGGACAGGTAGCGGCGGAATTTTCCGGAACTCACGGCCTGAAATTCCATGCCGGCTTCGCGGACCAGCCGGGACTCAGGACCCGACCCGGTCCCGATCCAGACGAGATCGGTCCGGGGATCGGCGCGGCGGATGACCGCGGCGACCGCCAGGAGCGGCGTCACCGAACCCAGGGTCCCGCCGCCGGTGAAAATTATCTTCTTGCGATCATTCATAAGAAGAGCTCAGAACCAGCGACGCGCGTGGTCGCCGCCGTGAGCGGCGATATTGGCCAAGAGACCGACGGCGCCCAGCAGGATCATGAGCGCAGTGCCGCCATAGCTCACGAACGGCAACGGCAGGCCGGTCACCGGGAACAAGCCGAGCATCGAACCGATGTTGAACAGGCTCTGGAAAAAGATCCAGGCCACGATGCCGACCGCGAGCAGCCGTCCGAAATCATCGGGCGCTCTCCGAGCTGCGCGCAGACCGCGCCAGATGAAAGACATGAGCAAGATCAGGAATCCGATGACCAGAACGAACCCCAATTCCTCGGCCATGACGGCGAAGATCGAGTCGCCGATGACCTCCGGCAGATAGAGATATTTTTGCCGCGAATGCCCCAAGCCCAGGCCCAACAGGCCGCCGGAACCGATCGCCAGATAAGCCTGATTGATGTGATAACCGATGCCCAGCGGATCGAGCTCCGGATGCAGGAAAGTGGTCAGGCGCTGAGCCCGATATGGCACCGCTTTCACCAGCGCGAAAAAAGCGACAGCCGCGGCGGCGAGCAAGCCGAAAAGATGCGACCAGGAGGCGCCGGCGGCGAAGAACAGCGCGGCGGCGGCGACCACGATGATGATCAGGCTGCCGAGATCCGGCTGCAGGAGCACAGGCGCGGCCACGAGTCCGAGGGTGATGAGGAACGGCAGCGTCCCCTGCTGCCAGTCGCGGGCGCCGGCCTCGCCGACCCGTTCGAACCAGGCGGCCAAAAAGACCAGCAGAGCGAGTTTAGCCGCTTCCGCCGGCTGGAAGGACAGCCCGGCGACATTGATCCAGCTGCGCGCCGAACTCCAGTCGGCTGACAGGCCGGGGAGGAACACCAGGAGCAGCAGGATCAGGCCGAGGATGAAGAACTGCAGGGAGAAACGGCGCCAGAACCGATAATCCACGTTCGAGGTCACTAAAAAAAGCGCGAGCCCAGGCAGCAGTCCGTAAAGCACCTGGTGCCGGAGATACCAGTAGCCGTCCTGAAATTTCTGATAAGCGATGGGGCCGGAAGCGGAGGTGAGGACCACGAGCCCGAAGAGCACCAAACCGGCCGCCAGCGCCAAGAATACGAGATCGGGCTTGTTCTTGGTCATAGCTTACTGCCGTCGGCTGTTCCGGCGCGAGCGGCGCACCTCGGCCTGGCTGGGACGCCGCGCGGGCGCGACCGCTGGCCGCTCCAGCGCCGCTTTGAGCACTTCTGACATGTCCGCCGCGAAAACGAAACGGATCTCTTTCCGGACCGCCGCCGGCACATCAACCAGATCTTTCTTGTTGGCCGCCGGCAGGATCACGGTGCGGATGCCGTAACGATGCGCCGCCAGGACCTTTTCCTTGACGCCGCCGATCTCGAGGACGCGTCCGTGAAGCGTGACTTCGCCGGTCATCGCGAGACCGGAGCGCACCGGCGCGCCGGTCAGCATCGAGACCAGCGCTGTCGCCATGGCCGCGCCGGCCGAGGGACCATCCTTGGGTACGGCGCCGGCGGGCACGTGAATGTGGACATCGGCTTCCTTATCGAACCCGGCCTTGGCTCCCAGGCTAGTGGCCGCCGAGCGCGCGAATGAGAAAGCCGTTTGGGCGGATTCCTGCATGACCTGTCCCAGATGTCCGGTGAGCGTCAGTTTGCCCTGGCCAGGCACGCGCACAGCCTCGATCTGCAGGACGTCGCCGCCGGCTTCGGTCCAGGCGAGCCCGGTCACGATCCCCGGACGGCCGGCGGTGCCGTCGGTGGCCGTCGGCGAGAATTTTTCCGGACCGAGCAATTTCGCCAGTTCAGCGGCTTCGATGATCCGGCCTTTTTTATTGGCCGCCGCGCGACCGCGCTCGGCCAGGCCGCGCGCGATCTTCCGGCAGACCGCGGCGATGGCGCGTTCGAGCGCGCGCACGCCGGCCTCGCGCGTGTAGCCGCTGATCATCCGGCGCAGCGCTGCGTCGGCGAACCGGCAATCCCTGGCCGCGAGGCCGTTATCCTTGAGCGTCTTGGGCACGAGATGATCCTTGGCGATCCGCAATTTCTCTTCTTCGGTGTAACCGGGGAACTCGATCACCTCCAGCCGGTCGCGCAGCGCCGGCGGCACGGTGTCGAGGATGTTGGCCGTGGTGATGAAGAAAGTTTCGGAGAGATCGAACGGGACCTCGAGATAGTGATCGGAAAAAGCGTTGTTCTGTTCGGGATCGAGCGCTTCGAGCAGAGCCGCCGAAGGATCGCCGCGGAAATCCGCGCCGATCTTGTCGATCTCGTCGAGCATGAACACCGGATTCCTGGTCTTGGCCGTGTTGATGCCCTGGATGATGCGGCCGGGCAGCGCGCCGACGTAGGTGCGGCGATGGCCGCGGATCTCCGCTTCGTCGCGGACGCCGCCGAGGCTCAGGCGCTGGAACTTGCGGCCGAGCGCGCGGGCGATCGACTTGCCGACCGAGGTCTTGCCGGTGCCGGGCGGCCCGGCGAAACACAGGATCGGCCCACGGATCTTGCCGACCAGTTTCTGCACGGCCAGATATTCGAGGATGCGCTCCTTGACCTTGGCGAGGCCGTAATGATCCTCGTCGAGGATGCGCGCGGCCGCGGCGATGTCGACCTCGGCCTCGTCGCGCCGGTGCCAGGGCAGGTCGCAGAGCCACTCCAGATAGGTGCGCAGATACGACAACTCTGGACTGAACGACGGCAGCGCGCGCAAGCGTTCATATTCTTTCAACGCCTTTTCGAGCACCACCGGCGGCAGCCCGGCTTTCTCGATCCGCTCTTTCAGATCCTCGGATTCCGGCCGGTGTCCCAGATCCTCGAGTTCGTGCTCAATGGTCTTCAGCTGCTCGCGCAAAAAAACCTCGCGCTGCATCTTGTCGAGTTCCTGGCCGGCGTCGGTCTGGATCTTGGACGCGATCTGCAGCATCTTGAGCTGCCGCGTGAGCGCGCGAGCCGTCAGATTGAGCTTATTTTCGATGCTGTCAGCTTCGAGCACGGCCTGTTTTTCTCCGACGCGAAGATCCAGATTGGCGGCGATGAGATCGCCGAGCATCCAGGGATCGGAGACGTTCATGATCACGAGCAGCGTGTCGAAAGGCACGTTCGCGCCCAGACTCACGGCCTGGCGCACCTGGGAAAGCAGGCTGTACATCAGAGCCTCGACCTGTTCGGTCTTCTTGCCCGACGGCCCCGGCAGCAGGCTGACCTCAGCCTCGAGATACGCCGCGTTGTCGGTGAACGGACCGATCCTGACGCGCGCGATGCCGTCGACCATGAGCCGCTGGCTGCCGTCGGGCTGCGCCGCCGCCTCGCGCACTTTCACGAGCGTGCCGACGGCGTAGATATCCTTCGGACCGGCGTCCTCAGCCTCGGAGTCCTTCTGCGCCGCGACCACGAGCAAGCGGCCGCGGCGAGTCGCCTCGGCCAAGGCCTTGAGCGAACGCGCGCGGCGGACGATGATCGGCAAAGAGACCCGCGGAAAAACGACCGTATCCCTGAGCGCGATGATCGGCAGCCGCCGGCGCTCCTGGCCCGCGAGCATTTCCTGTTCGCCGCGCTCTTCC
This window of the Patescibacteria group bacterium genome carries:
- a CDS encoding diguanylate cyclase, whose amino-acid sequence is MSPDPKLENKREALSAEEESEIAKFGGLTGYQEKLKLEAGLAGSQDKKRSLTDELSRIDQSQVGHGAEAGLAEALEEKRLELADAALAASISEKKLELFNAERDASGAFKFKRFGRETQDLFKRAEGQERAAIEQRENGEFALDASQERRRLLVVNMGELDRFNKEGGGHAAGDAALTETARTIERIVRDRLRDKPDHQADYTLLRYDANEFMVDFSDIDEQDFQEIMAEVNAAKPRVEGVAEAAPVAAVGLNFKDAVGLLNESQLAAGSERLDAGEDAARELVDLVKNMANHSLEKAKFAGRIQRLQTAAAEQGVEHAAKIFENYLKKGLSNVEGLKEDPAGAVTVESILKLSPERTRDLAEEAANIRIFEARRVNKVEQEIIQRRLKARADGRPKFEEAGEDETGEKQRIAKIPEGGDLKGLRRLAELKESADAAGEGKEAELLRLEYEVERTKSDASTGLQDRGVHYENLGQALKEGKDVSVVFVDMAFLKYFDQKGGTEIGDAATRLAAQIMEQAIEEAGVEGRAFRYGGDEYTLQIDGGMDEVAKVMKKIAELRDAKGRVPRGPRSQPEYAPTKLNFNTGSCDTAFMEQVFEDLATAGRLDKAELEDDPERLWNVKADLMTKIADMDIEQEKAVSRFKLLIGERRDPAYQADALFKSQVDARTDFSKKAIFAEQGGKDKLDAWVESGRSFEDLESEIRAYVDRQAETAHNVWDNKRELVDRMIEVHAKIRDLEQELGSVRQESSAKDAKIINLAARLEQANRERELLISTRGRMDEAYRDTGQKAA
- the lon gene encoding endopeptidase La; this translates as MALKPEERGEQEMLAGQERRRLPIIALRDTVVFPRVSLPIIVRRARSLKALAEATRRGRLLVVAAQKDSEAEDAGPKDIYAVGTLVKVREAAAQPDGSQRLMVDGIARVRIGPFTDNAAYLEAEVSLLPGPSGKKTEQVEALMYSLLSQVRQAVSLGANVPFDTLLVIMNVSDPWMLGDLIAANLDLRVGEKQAVLEADSIENKLNLTARALTRQLKMLQIASKIQTDAGQELDKMQREVFLREQLKTIEHELEDLGHRPESEDLKERIEKAGLPPVVLEKALKEYERLRALPSFSPELSYLRTYLEWLCDLPWHRRDEAEVDIAAAARILDEDHYGLAKVKERILEYLAVQKLVGKIRGPILCFAGPPGTGKTSVGKSIARALGRKFQRLSLGGVRDEAEIRGHRRTYVGALPGRIIQGINTAKTRNPVFMLDEIDKIGADFRGDPSAALLEALDPEQNNAFSDHYLEVPFDLSETFFITTANILDTVPPALRDRLEVIEFPGYTEEEKLRIAKDHLVPKTLKDNGLAARDCRFADAALRRMISGYTREAGVRALERAIAAVCRKIARGLAERGRAAANKKGRIIEAAELAKLLGPEKFSPTATDGTAGRPGIVTGLAWTEAGGDVLQIEAVRVPGQGKLTLTGHLGQVMQESAQTAFSFARSAATSLGAKAGFDKEADVHIHVPAGAVPKDGPSAGAAMATALVSMLTGAPVRSGLAMTGEVTLHGRVLEIGGVKEKVLAAHRYGIRTVILPAANKKDLVDVPAAVRKEIRFVFAADMSEVLKAALERPAVAPARRPSQAEVRRSRRNSRRQ
- a CDS encoding FtsW/RodA/SpoVE family cell cycle protein; protein product: MTKNKPDLVFLALAAGLVLFGLVVLTSASGPIAYQKFQDGYWYLRHQVLYGLLPGLALFLVTSNVDYRFWRRFSLQFFILGLILLLLVFLPGLSADWSSARSWINVAGLSFQPAEAAKLALLVFLAAWFERVGEAGARDWQQGTLPFLITLGLVAAPVLLQPDLGSLIIIVVAAAALFFAAGASWSHLFGLLAAAAVAFFALVKAVPYRAQRLTTFLHPELDPLGIGYHINQAYLAIGSGGLLGLGLGHSRQKYLYLPEVIGDSIFAVMAEELGFVLVIGFLILLMSFIWRGLRAARRAPDDFGRLLAVGIVAWIFFQSLFNIGSMLGLFPVTGLPLPFVSYGGTALMILLGAVGLLANIAAHGGDHARRWF
- a CDS encoding UDP-N-acetylglucosamine--N-acetylmuramyl-(pentapeptide) pyrophosphoryl-undecaprenol N-acetylglucosamine transferase, with the protein product MNDRKKIIFTGGGTLGSVTPLLAVAAVIRRADPRTDLVWIGTGSGPESRLVREAGMEFQAVSSGKFRRYLSGENFLDLFRILRGFGEAWILLGRLRAGVVVSAGGFVAVPVVWAAALRRIPVHIHQMDIGPGLANRLSAPFAASVSVALQKSLADFPRQHPVWTGNPVRPELFTGSAEEARRLFGLVAGVPTVLILGGGTGATGLNSLVRAAVPALTPACQIIHLTGKGKATGEVAADRYHEIEFLTGEIRHAYAVADLVVTRAGMGALTELAALGKPTIIVPMPASHQEDNAAFYGREAGVPVVDERQVGPDGFAAQILMLLRSRERLASIGQSLARLNDPAAAAKLADLILKLLRRRSGAFL